Proteins from a genomic interval of Medicago truncatula cultivar Jemalong A17 chromosome 3, MtrunA17r5.0-ANR, whole genome shotgun sequence:
- the LOC11439620 gene encoding uncharacterized protein isoform X1: MSMPKAYTLLMTLELGSIGIKYQGLNTNPFQQSPQTLLLFLTSIFCHVVSSTADLTLPSTMIIFHFSGIVACETLLWILLPEFWNWYIINIFLLMVTTFCFFNYIHSIVKLFLPTNSRAVPIAQPPNPESQQEAQVIQQTSSNIMQPVFLVSLEWFFLVVSLHPIVLATDTDWVVRLTTMLLKDPEAVCKSLHTSEL; encoded by the exons ATGAGTATGCCCAAAGCCTATACTCTTCTTATGACATTAGAGTTGGGTTCGATTGGAATTAAGTATCAAGGTTTAAACACTAATCCCTTCCAACAATCACCCCAAACCTTGTTGCTATTTTTGACATCTATCTTTTGTCATGTCGTTTCATCCACAGCTGACTTGACCTTACCAAGTACTATGATCATATTCCACTTTTCCGGGATTGTTGCATGTGAGACACTTTTATGGATTCTCCTTCCTGAATTTTGGAATTGGTACATCATCAACATATTCCTTTTGATGGTTACTACTTTCTGTTTCTTCAACTACATTCATAGTATCGTTAAGCTCTTCCTTCCTACAAATTCAAGGGCTGTTCCTATTGCTCAACCTCCAAATCCAGAATCACAGCAGGAAGCTCAGGT AATTCAGCAAACATCAAGCAATATTATGCAACCTGTTTTTCTCGTATCGCTGGAATGGTTCTTTTTGGTGGTCTCCTTGCACCCAAT TGTGCTGGCAACAGATACAGATTGGGTGGTTAGGCTGACAACTATGCTGCTCAAAGATCCAGAGGCAGTATGCAAGTCTCTACATACTTCG gaACTTTAA
- the LOC11439620 gene encoding uncharacterized protein isoform X2 — MSMPKAYTLLMTLELGSIGIKYQGLNTNPFQQSPQTLLLFLTSIFCHVVSSTADLTLPSTMIIFHFSGIVACETLLWILLPEFWNWYIINIFLLMVTTFCFFNYIHSIVKLFLPTNSRAVPIAQPPNPESQQEAQNSANIKQYYATCFSRIAGMVLFGGLLAPNEL; from the exons ATGAGTATGCCCAAAGCCTATACTCTTCTTATGACATTAGAGTTGGGTTCGATTGGAATTAAGTATCAAGGTTTAAACACTAATCCCTTCCAACAATCACCCCAAACCTTGTTGCTATTTTTGACATCTATCTTTTGTCATGTCGTTTCATCCACAGCTGACTTGACCTTACCAAGTACTATGATCATATTCCACTTTTCCGGGATTGTTGCATGTGAGACACTTTTATGGATTCTCCTTCCTGAATTTTGGAATTGGTACATCATCAACATATTCCTTTTGATGGTTACTACTTTCTGTTTCTTCAACTACATTCATAGTATCGTTAAGCTCTTCCTTCCTACAAATTCAAGGGCTGTTCCTATTGCTCAACCTCCAAATCCAGAATCACAGCAGGAAGCTCAG AATTCAGCAAACATCAAGCAATATTATGCAACCTGTTTTTCTCGTATCGCTGGAATGGTTCTTTTTGGTGGTCTCCTTGCACCCAAT gaACTTTAA